A genomic segment from Sciurus carolinensis chromosome 1, mSciCar1.2, whole genome shotgun sequence encodes:
- the LOC124981027 gene encoding sodium/potassium-transporting ATPase subunit alpha-4 isoform X1, giving the protein MKRHPRDPKTDNLVNHRLIGMAYGQIGMIQALAGFFTYFVILAENGFKPFDLLGIRLNWDNRFLNDLEDSYGQQWTFEQRKVVEFTCQTAFFVSIVIVQWADLIICKTRRNSVFQQGMKNKVLIFGILEETLLAAFLSYTPGMDLALRMYPLKLAWWFCALPYSILIFAYDEIRKFIIRKHPGGWLEKETYY; this is encoded by the exons ATGAAGAGGCATCCGCGAGACCCAAAGACTGATAATCTGGTGAACCATCGTCTCATCGGCATGGCTTATGGACAGATTG GGATGATCCAGGCTCTAGCAGGATTCTTCACCTATTTCGTGATCCTGGCTGAGAATGGCTTTAAACCTTTTGATCTGCTGGGCATCCGCCTGAATTGGGATAATCGATTCTTAAATGACCTGGAGGACAGTTATGGGCAGCAGTGG ACCTTTGAGCAGCGGAAAGTGGTGGAGTTCACGTGCCAAACGGCCTTCTTTGTCAGCATCGTGATCGTGCAGTGGGCTGACCTCATCATCTGCAAGACCCGCCGCAACTCCGTCTTCCAGCAGGGCATGAA AAACAAGGTTCTAATATTCGGGATCCTGGAGGAGACACTCCTGGCAGCTTTCCTGTCCTACACTCCAGGCATGGACCTGGCCCTGCGAATGTACCCACTCAA GTTAGCCTGGTGGTTCTGTGCCCTTCCCTACAGCATCCTTATCTTCGCCTATGACGAAATCAGAAAATTCATCATCCGTAAACATCCTGGCG